Proteins from one Rhinopithecus roxellana isolate Shanxi Qingling chromosome 20, ASM756505v1, whole genome shotgun sequence genomic window:
- the SETD6 gene encoding N-lysine methyltransferase SETD6 isoform X1, with protein sequence MATQTKRPRVAGHVDGGDPDPVAGFLNWCRRVGLELSPKVSERAGGLRTRGGARAALTSPPPAQVAVSRQGTVAGYGMVARESLQAGELLFVVPRAALLSQHTCSIGGLLERERGALQSQSGWVPLLLALLHELQAPASRWRPYFALWPELGSLEHPMFWPEEERRCLLQGTGVPEAVEKDLANIRSEYHSIVLPFMEAHPDLFSLRVRSLELYYQLVAVVMAYSFQEPLEEEEDEKEPNSPVMVPAADILNHLANHNANLEYSANCLRMVATQPIPKGHEIFNTYGQMANWQLIHMYGFVEPYPDNTDDTADIQMVTVREAALQGTKTEAERLLAYERWDFLCKLEMVGEEGAFVIGREEVLTEEELITTLKVLCMPAEEFRELKDQDGGGDNKREEGSLTITNIPKLKASWRQLLRNSVLLTLQTYATDLKTDQDLLSNKEVYAKLSWREQQALQVRYGQKMILHQLLELTQVSSFPVP encoded by the exons ATGGCGACCCAGACGAAGCGCCCACGG GTGGCGGGGCACGTGGACGGCGGCGACCCGGATCCTGTGGCCGGCTTCCTGAACTGGTGCCGGCGGGTGGGGCTGGAGCTGAGTCCCAAGGTGAGCGAGCGAGCCGGCGGACTGAGGACCCGCGGCGGGGCGCGGGCTGCCCTGACCAGCCCTCCTCCTGCTCAGGTGGCGGTCAGCCGGCAGGGCACGGTGGCCGGCTACGGCATGGTGGCCCGGGAGAGCCTGCAGGCCGGAGAACTGCTGTTCGTGGTACCGCGGGCCGCGCTCCTGTCGCAGCACACCTGCTCCATCGGCGGCCTGCTGGAGCGAG AGCGAGGCGCGCTGCAGAGCCAGTCGGGCTGGGTGCCACTGCTACTGGCGCTCCTCCACGAGCTTCAGGCCCCGGCCTCACGCTGGAGGCCGTACTTTGCGCTCTGGCCGGAGCTGGGCAGCTTGGAGCACCCGATGTTCTG GCCAGAGGAGGAGCGCCGGTGCCTGCTGCAGGGCACAGGCGTACCTGAGGCCGTGGAGAAGGATTTGGCCAACATCCGCAGCGAGTACCACTCCATCGTGCTGCCCTTCATGGAAGCCCACCCCGATCTCTTCAGCCTCAGGGTTCGCTCCCTAGAACTCTACTATCAGCTCGTGGCCGTTGTGATGGCCTATAG CTTTCAGGAACCActggaagaagaggaggatgaaAAGGAGCCCAACTCCCCAGTGATGGTGCCTGCTGCAGACATACTAAACCACTTAGCCAATCACAATGCCAATTTAGAATATTCTGCG AATTGTCTTCGGATGGTAGCCACTCAGCCCATTCCTAAAGGCCATGAGATTTTCAACACTTATGGGCAAATGGCTAACTGGCAACTGATTCATATGTACGGTTTTGTTGAACCATATCCTGACAACACAGATGACACAGCTGACATTCAGATGGTGACAGTTCGTGAGGCAGCATTACAGG GAACAAAAACTGAAGCTGAAAGGCTCCTAGCGTATGAGCGCTGGGATTTCCTATGCAAACTGGAGATGGTAGGGGAAGAAGGAGCCTTTGTGatagggagggaggaggtgctaACTGAAGAGGAGCTGATCACCACACTAAAG GTACTGTGCATGCCTGCTGAGGAGTTCAGAGAGCTTAAAGACCAGGATGGAGGGGGAGATAATAAAAGGGAAGAGGGCAGCCTGACGATCACAAATATTCCCAAGCTCAAAGCATCGTGGAGACAGCTGCTTCGAAACAGTGTTCTATTGACCTTACAGACCTATGCCACAGACTTAAAAACTGACCAAGATTTACTCAGTAATAAGGAAGTCTATGCCAAACTCAGCTGGAGGGAACAGCAAGCCTTACAGGTTCGCTATGGTCAGAAGATGATCTTACATCAGTTGTTGGAACTGACACAAGTGAGCAGTTTCCCTGTTCCCTGA
- the SETD6 gene encoding N-lysine methyltransferase SETD6 isoform X2 — MATQTKRPRVAGHVDGGDPDPVAGFLNWCRRVGLELSPKVAVSRQGTVAGYGMVARESLQAGELLFVVPRAALLSQHTCSIGGLLERERGALQSQSGWVPLLLALLHELQAPASRWRPYFALWPELGSLEHPMFWPEEERRCLLQGTGVPEAVEKDLANIRSEYHSIVLPFMEAHPDLFSLRVRSLELYYQLVAVVMAYSFQEPLEEEEDEKEPNSPVMVPAADILNHLANHNANLEYSANCLRMVATQPIPKGHEIFNTYGQMANWQLIHMYGFVEPYPDNTDDTADIQMVTVREAALQGTKTEAERLLAYERWDFLCKLEMVGEEGAFVIGREEVLTEEELITTLKVLCMPAEEFRELKDQDGGGDNKREEGSLTITNIPKLKASWRQLLRNSVLLTLQTYATDLKTDQDLLSNKEVYAKLSWREQQALQVRYGQKMILHQLLELTQVSSFPVP, encoded by the exons ATGGCGACCCAGACGAAGCGCCCACGG GTGGCGGGGCACGTGGACGGCGGCGACCCGGATCCTGTGGCCGGCTTCCTGAACTGGTGCCGGCGGGTGGGGCTGGAGCTGAGTCCCAAG GTGGCGGTCAGCCGGCAGGGCACGGTGGCCGGCTACGGCATGGTGGCCCGGGAGAGCCTGCAGGCCGGAGAACTGCTGTTCGTGGTACCGCGGGCCGCGCTCCTGTCGCAGCACACCTGCTCCATCGGCGGCCTGCTGGAGCGAG AGCGAGGCGCGCTGCAGAGCCAGTCGGGCTGGGTGCCACTGCTACTGGCGCTCCTCCACGAGCTTCAGGCCCCGGCCTCACGCTGGAGGCCGTACTTTGCGCTCTGGCCGGAGCTGGGCAGCTTGGAGCACCCGATGTTCTG GCCAGAGGAGGAGCGCCGGTGCCTGCTGCAGGGCACAGGCGTACCTGAGGCCGTGGAGAAGGATTTGGCCAACATCCGCAGCGAGTACCACTCCATCGTGCTGCCCTTCATGGAAGCCCACCCCGATCTCTTCAGCCTCAGGGTTCGCTCCCTAGAACTCTACTATCAGCTCGTGGCCGTTGTGATGGCCTATAG CTTTCAGGAACCActggaagaagaggaggatgaaAAGGAGCCCAACTCCCCAGTGATGGTGCCTGCTGCAGACATACTAAACCACTTAGCCAATCACAATGCCAATTTAGAATATTCTGCG AATTGTCTTCGGATGGTAGCCACTCAGCCCATTCCTAAAGGCCATGAGATTTTCAACACTTATGGGCAAATGGCTAACTGGCAACTGATTCATATGTACGGTTTTGTTGAACCATATCCTGACAACACAGATGACACAGCTGACATTCAGATGGTGACAGTTCGTGAGGCAGCATTACAGG GAACAAAAACTGAAGCTGAAAGGCTCCTAGCGTATGAGCGCTGGGATTTCCTATGCAAACTGGAGATGGTAGGGGAAGAAGGAGCCTTTGTGatagggagggaggaggtgctaACTGAAGAGGAGCTGATCACCACACTAAAG GTACTGTGCATGCCTGCTGAGGAGTTCAGAGAGCTTAAAGACCAGGATGGAGGGGGAGATAATAAAAGGGAAGAGGGCAGCCTGACGATCACAAATATTCCCAAGCTCAAAGCATCGTGGAGACAGCTGCTTCGAAACAGTGTTCTATTGACCTTACAGACCTATGCCACAGACTTAAAAACTGACCAAGATTTACTCAGTAATAAGGAAGTCTATGCCAAACTCAGCTGGAGGGAACAGCAAGCCTTACAGGTTCGCTATGGTCAGAAGATGATCTTACATCAGTTGTTGGAACTGACACAAGTGAGCAGTTTCCCTGTTCCCTGA
- the SETD6 gene encoding N-lysine methyltransferase SETD6 isoform X3, translating to MATQTKRPRVAVSRQGTVAGYGMVARESLQAGELLFVVPRAALLSQHTCSIGGLLERERGALQSQSGWVPLLLALLHELQAPASRWRPYFALWPELGSLEHPMFWPEEERRCLLQGTGVPEAVEKDLANIRSEYHSIVLPFMEAHPDLFSLRVRSLELYYQLVAVVMAYSFQEPLEEEEDEKEPNSPVMVPAADILNHLANHNANLEYSANCLRMVATQPIPKGHEIFNTYGQMANWQLIHMYGFVEPYPDNTDDTADIQMVTVREAALQGTKTEAERLLAYERWDFLCKLEMVGEEGAFVIGREEVLTEEELITTLKVLCMPAEEFRELKDQDGGGDNKREEGSLTITNIPKLKASWRQLLRNSVLLTLQTYATDLKTDQDLLSNKEVYAKLSWREQQALQVRYGQKMILHQLLELTQVSSFPVP from the exons ATGGCGACCCAGACGAAGCGCCCACGG GTGGCGGTCAGCCGGCAGGGCACGGTGGCCGGCTACGGCATGGTGGCCCGGGAGAGCCTGCAGGCCGGAGAACTGCTGTTCGTGGTACCGCGGGCCGCGCTCCTGTCGCAGCACACCTGCTCCATCGGCGGCCTGCTGGAGCGAG AGCGAGGCGCGCTGCAGAGCCAGTCGGGCTGGGTGCCACTGCTACTGGCGCTCCTCCACGAGCTTCAGGCCCCGGCCTCACGCTGGAGGCCGTACTTTGCGCTCTGGCCGGAGCTGGGCAGCTTGGAGCACCCGATGTTCTG GCCAGAGGAGGAGCGCCGGTGCCTGCTGCAGGGCACAGGCGTACCTGAGGCCGTGGAGAAGGATTTGGCCAACATCCGCAGCGAGTACCACTCCATCGTGCTGCCCTTCATGGAAGCCCACCCCGATCTCTTCAGCCTCAGGGTTCGCTCCCTAGAACTCTACTATCAGCTCGTGGCCGTTGTGATGGCCTATAG CTTTCAGGAACCActggaagaagaggaggatgaaAAGGAGCCCAACTCCCCAGTGATGGTGCCTGCTGCAGACATACTAAACCACTTAGCCAATCACAATGCCAATTTAGAATATTCTGCG AATTGTCTTCGGATGGTAGCCACTCAGCCCATTCCTAAAGGCCATGAGATTTTCAACACTTATGGGCAAATGGCTAACTGGCAACTGATTCATATGTACGGTTTTGTTGAACCATATCCTGACAACACAGATGACACAGCTGACATTCAGATGGTGACAGTTCGTGAGGCAGCATTACAGG GAACAAAAACTGAAGCTGAAAGGCTCCTAGCGTATGAGCGCTGGGATTTCCTATGCAAACTGGAGATGGTAGGGGAAGAAGGAGCCTTTGTGatagggagggaggaggtgctaACTGAAGAGGAGCTGATCACCACACTAAAG GTACTGTGCATGCCTGCTGAGGAGTTCAGAGAGCTTAAAGACCAGGATGGAGGGGGAGATAATAAAAGGGAAGAGGGCAGCCTGACGATCACAAATATTCCCAAGCTCAAAGCATCGTGGAGACAGCTGCTTCGAAACAGTGTTCTATTGACCTTACAGACCTATGCCACAGACTTAAAAACTGACCAAGATTTACTCAGTAATAAGGAAGTCTATGCCAAACTCAGCTGGAGGGAACAGCAAGCCTTACAGGTTCGCTATGGTCAGAAGATGATCTTACATCAGTTGTTGGAACTGACACAAGTGAGCAGTTTCCCTGTTCCCTGA